Proteins from one Desmodus rotundus isolate HL8 chromosome 9, HLdesRot8A.1, whole genome shotgun sequence genomic window:
- the MILR1 gene encoding allergin-1, whose amino-acid sequence MWKKRVFLLLFSLSTLKAELDCETMEKTNRFTSPTLDSETNVVMKGQNASIICSSQNKLLPITYSLFRRTKCMGTQDSKGQRVTFNLRISEAKDLGPYKCKVQVCNSTRYSREFNFTLVDPVTTPVLNITKRANHYVTLRCLSSYGSLPINYTFFENNITKSQVIIKNVREPAEFNVTKDTGGGEEYRCKAENRLPYHVKYSLPVTIPLTGGGSCPFCLQLLLPVLLLVLFVTILILAFWILSKYKARIALRDKAPKHYGNTPMEVGLYANICANQADKESAPGLQPRQCVSTAQGETKSSQEIHYATPVFQKVTPQNHEACNNGKTEYVYSEITL is encoded by the exons GATTCACTTCTCCAACTTTGGACTCAGAAACAAATGTAGTCATGAAGGGTCAAAATGCATCTATAATTTGTTCCAGCCAGAACAAATTACTGCCAATCACCTACTCTTTGTTTCGGCGTACAAAATGCATGGGAACACAGGATAGCAAAGGTCAACGCGTGACTTTTAACCTACGCATCTCAGAAGCCAAAGATTTGGGGCCCTACAAGTGTAAAGTGCAAGTTTGCAACTCTACGAGATACAGTCGGGAGTTCAACTTCACATTGGTCG ACCCAGTGACCACTCCAGTGCTGAACATTACAAAAAGAGCCAACCATTATGTAACACTACGCTGCCTCTCGTCCTACGGCTCCCTGCCCATTAATTATACTTTCTTTGAAAACAACATCACCAAATCACAAGTTATTATCAAGAATGTCAGGGAGCCTGCTGAATTTAATGTAACCAAGGAcactggaggaggggaggagtaCAGGTGTAAAGCTGAAAACAGACTGCCTTACCATGTGAAATACAGTCTTCCCGTCACCATACCCTTAACAG GAGGAGGGAGCTGTCCATTCTGCCTGCAGCTACTGCTTCCGGTGTTATTACTGGTACTCTTTGTGACAATCCTAATTCTGGCATTTTGGATACTGTCAAAGTACAAAGCAA GAATAGCTCTGAGAGATAAGGCACCCAAACACTATGGCAATACACCCATGGAAGTTGGACTATATGCAAATATCTGTGCAAATCAAGCAG acaagGAGTCTGCGCCAGGCTTGCAACCAAGGCAGTGTGTTTCCACAGCCCAAGGTG AAACCAAATCCTCTCAGGAGATACATTATGCCACCCCCGTGTTCCAGAAGGTGACACCACAAAATCATG AAGCCTGTAATAATGGTAAAACTGAGTACGTCTATTCTGAAATCACCTTGTGA